The Pirellulaceae bacterium region GGCGACTTCACCAACTCGCCCAATTCCTTCAGCCAGTCCGGCTGCCTCTGATCTACCGCCAGGAAATCGGCAAAATTGGCCAAGATGCGGCAGGCCAGCGAAATATCCCGCTCGACCAGCTCAATATTTACCGGCTGGGTGAATACGCGCAGAATCGGCAACAGCGATCGAGTCGCCAAGGCAGGCGCTTCATCCGTGAAGGTATAGACAATCTTCTTTGGCATCGGGAACCTCGGTTCAATCCAGTCTAGTTCTTACTTCGTCTAGCCACGCGGGCACCAGCCCACGCGATAACCGAAATACACCGCAGCCCGATGAAAAAACGGGATACGCTTGAGTACTCTGCTGTGGATAACGGACTCGACCCGACCAAGTCTCCAGTCAATTCCTGAACTCCAGGAAAAAATTGACCTCCGGAGAATATCTGGCTGAAAGATGGCTAGGCCGAAACGCTGTCGTTTAGAACTTGCTCAAGCTTTGCCTTAGGCGGGGCTCCCACAAACTGCTCGGCAACATTCCCGCCACGAAACATGATCAATGTCGGAATGCTCTGAATCCCATACTGACTGGTTGCCTGCGGGTTTTCGTCGATATTTAGCTTGCCCACTTTGACCTTACCGGCAAATTGTTGCGCCAGTTGGTCGATCAGCGGAGCGATCTGACGGCAAGGTCCGCACCAGGGTGCCCAAAAATCCACCAATACGGGTGTAGTGGACTGCAAAACCTCGGCGGAAAAATTGCCATCGGTAAGCTCAATTGTATGCTGGCCCATCGTATCATTCTCCTTAGTGGTTCAATAACTTAATCGACTGGGCATCATGTAGCCCGCATGCGACAGCAATCTTCAAATCTGTTCTATTTGGCAGGATTGAGACCTAGGCACTAGAATCATACCTAGGCAACTGAATCACACAGCCCGGGCGGTAATTTTACCGAAAAGTATTCGATCCTTCCACGCGAGCATCCTTCCCACACCAGCAATTTTTTTACAGTCGTGTATGGCCGGCGACATTCGCTGTCCCGCATTCGCGGCTTTGCGATCCAGTAACATCCGGCCGAGCAGCACCAACATCGCGCTGAGCAATATGTACAACGGTGCCGTTTGCGCCTTGAATTGCCAGCTAGGGCGGCTTACGTGCCAATCCAGGGGAAATCGTCAGGACACGTGGCTCAATTATTCACTCGCTCGACGTATTCACCAGTTCGCGTATCGATCTTTATAACATTACCTTGCTTGATAAAGCCCGGTACGATGAACTCGGCTCCCGTTTCTGTCATGGCCGGCTTGGTCACGTTGGTAGCGGTATCACCCTTAGCGCCGGGTTCGCACTGTGTGATCAGCAATTCGACGTGTATTGGAGGTGTCAATGTAATCGGCGTCCCATTGAACAGCATCATCGTGCATTTCATTCCATCCTTTAGATATTTCCATGCATCATCGACTTGTGCAGCGGTCAGCTCGTATTGCTCGAACGTATTGTCGGCCATG contains the following coding sequences:
- the trxA gene encoding thioredoxin, encoding MGQHTIELTDGNFSAEVLQSTTPVLVDFWAPWCGPCRQIAPLIDQLAQQFAGKVKVGKLNIDENPQATSQYGIQSIPTLIMFRGGNVAEQFVGAPPKAKLEQVLNDSVSA
- the efp gene encoding elongation factor P, whose product is MANSYKTSDFRKGLKVQIDGDPYLMIEMNFVKPGKGNALYKCKLRNLLRGTVLDRTYKGGDELEAADIEEISAQYLYRQADTFVFMADNTFEQYELTAAQVDDAWKYLKDGMKCTMMLFNGTPITLTPPIHVELLITQCEPGAKGDTATNVTKPAMTETGAEFIVPGFIKQGNVIKIDTRTGEYVERVNN